One region of Microbacterium sufflavum genomic DNA includes:
- a CDS encoding DUF2004 domain-containing protein codes for MAIEHDYFGLLSSGPDGSIFWSETVELGDQSVTVDLTAPDQDDVSADALDIAAALIAGLENVDATARRGMLSEVDDRTSEVTEYILQQQEAFGDDLPDVLVDVSGDAAVDIIRSLRLMSMTILADEHGGSEPFAVLEYALDDSATDDVLLVNLGSDGSVQSVMSAD; via the coding sequence ATGGCGATCGAACACGACTACTTCGGACTGCTGTCGTCGGGCCCCGACGGCTCGATCTTCTGGTCGGAGACCGTCGAGCTCGGTGACCAGAGCGTGACGGTCGACCTCACCGCTCCGGACCAGGACGACGTGTCCGCTGATGCCCTCGACATCGCCGCCGCGCTGATCGCGGGACTGGAGAACGTCGACGCCACGGCCCGCCGCGGCATGTTGTCCGAGGTGGATGACCGGACGAGCGAGGTGACCGAGTACATCCTTCAGCAGCAGGAGGCCTTCGGCGACGACCTGCCGGACGTGCTGGTGGACGTGTCCGGCGATGCAGCGGTGGACATCATCCGCTCGTTGCGCCTGATGAGCATGACGATCCTGGCGGACGAGCATGGCGGGTCCGAGCCCTTCGCGGTGCTCGAGTACGCGCTCGACGACAGTGCGACCGACGACGTGCTGCTCGTGAACCTCGGCTCGGACGGAAGCGTGCAGTCCGTGATGAGCGCTGACTGA
- the lipA gene encoding lipoyl synthase, producing MTAAPEGRKLLRLEIRNAETPIERKPEWIRTKAKMGPEYTALHSLVKSEDLHTVCQEAGCPNIFECWEDREATFLIGGSQCTRRCDFCQIDTGKPADYDTDEPRRVAESVVRMNLRYATVTCVARDDLPDGGAWLNAETVRQIHRLNPNTGVELLATDFNGDRDQLGVVFESRPEVFAHNVETVPRIFKRIRPAFRYERSLGVLTQARDAGLITKSNLILGMGEEPEEVVQALQDLHDAGCDIITITQYLRPSPRHLPVARWVKPAEFVEFKEEAERIGFLGVLAGPLVRSSYRAGRLWAQSMVSKGREIPPHLAHIAEGADLGFAQAV from the coding sequence ATGACCGCCGCCCCCGAGGGCCGGAAGCTCCTCCGACTCGAGATCCGCAACGCCGAGACCCCCATCGAGCGCAAGCCCGAGTGGATCCGCACCAAGGCCAAGATGGGTCCGGAGTACACCGCCCTCCACTCGCTCGTGAAGAGCGAAGACCTCCACACCGTGTGCCAGGAAGCGGGCTGTCCCAACATCTTCGAGTGCTGGGAGGACCGCGAGGCGACCTTCCTGATCGGCGGATCCCAGTGCACTCGGCGCTGCGACTTCTGTCAGATCGACACCGGCAAGCCCGCGGACTACGACACCGACGAGCCACGCCGCGTCGCCGAGAGCGTCGTGCGCATGAACCTCCGCTACGCCACCGTCACGTGCGTCGCCCGCGACGACCTTCCCGACGGCGGTGCCTGGCTCAACGCAGAGACCGTCCGCCAGATCCATCGCCTCAACCCGAACACCGGCGTCGAACTGCTCGCCACCGACTTCAACGGCGACCGGGATCAGCTCGGTGTCGTGTTCGAGTCCCGGCCCGAGGTGTTCGCCCACAACGTCGAGACCGTCCCGCGCATCTTCAAGCGCATCCGGCCGGCCTTCCGCTACGAGCGCTCGCTGGGAGTGCTGACCCAGGCGCGCGACGCGGGCCTCATCACCAAGTCGAACCTGATCCTGGGCATGGGCGAGGAGCCGGAGGAGGTCGTGCAGGCCCTGCAGGATCTTCACGACGCCGGCTGCGACATCATCACCATCACGCAGTACCTGCGGCCGTCGCCGCGGCACCTCCCCGTCGCCCGCTGGGTGAAGCCGGCCGAGTTCGTCGAGTTCAAGGAGGAGGCGGAGCGGATCGGCTTCCTCGGGGTGCTCGCCGGACCGCTGGTGCGCTCCTCGTACCGTGCCGGACGCCTCTGGGCGCAGTCCATGGTCTCGAAGGGGCGGGAGATCCCGCCGCACCTCGCGCACATCGCCGAGGGCGCCGACCTCGGGTTCGCCCAGGCCGTGTGA
- the lipB gene encoding lipoyl(octanoyl) transferase LipB yields MLDILTPGFSPTPVPYLDGWDLQRRVHADVLSGARPDTLILLEHEAVYTAGKRTEPHERPQDGTPVVDVDRGGKITWHGPGQLVGYPIVRLPEPMDVVAHVRRLEHLLIDVLRPFGVDGYQVPGRSGVWVRRPLSEDKVAAIGVRVQQGVTMHGFAINCANSLAPFRDIIPCGITDAGVTTVSEVSGAVVEPRDLVDAVRAAFLAEYTDIARTGVPA; encoded by the coding sequence ATGCTCGACATCCTCACCCCCGGGTTCTCCCCGACCCCCGTGCCGTACCTCGACGGCTGGGACCTGCAGCGCCGCGTGCACGCCGATGTGCTCTCCGGCGCGCGTCCGGACACGCTGATCCTGCTCGAACACGAGGCCGTCTACACGGCGGGCAAGCGCACCGAGCCGCACGAGCGACCGCAGGACGGCACCCCCGTGGTCGACGTCGACCGCGGCGGCAAGATCACCTGGCACGGCCCGGGGCAGCTGGTCGGTTACCCGATCGTCCGCCTCCCTGAGCCCATGGATGTCGTCGCGCACGTGCGCCGGCTCGAGCATCTGCTGATCGACGTCCTGCGACCGTTCGGCGTCGACGGCTACCAGGTGCCCGGTCGCAGCGGGGTGTGGGTTCGCCGCCCCCTCTCCGAGGACAAGGTCGCCGCCATCGGGGTGCGCGTGCAGCAGGGCGTGACCATGCACGGCTTCGCCATCAACTGCGCCAACTCGCTCGCACCGTTCCGCGACATCATCCCGTGCGGCATCACCGACGCCGGTGTGACCACGGTCAGCGAGGTCTCCGGGGCCGTCGTCGAACCCCGCGACCTCGTGGACGCCGTCCGCGCCGCCTTCCTCGCCGAATACACCGACATCGCACGGACGGGAGTCCCCGCATGA
- a CDS encoding TetR/AcrR family transcriptional regulator — protein sequence MNSTGRAGRPKASSRETLAEAACELFLERGYDATSVADITQRAGVSRSSFFNYFTSKSDVLWSAVDERIEEAVKRLQGLGREADGDAVRGILRGIVRDFAPDPLALALRNAGAMGLQDELVRDTGVRLARLSEAIATAARGSGVDAIRADILGAALAAAVFSALRVWAEQGAGLGTPQAVLDDALGAIHDLPWSG from the coding sequence ATGAACTCCACCGGCCGCGCTGGCCGCCCCAAGGCGTCGTCGCGCGAGACGCTCGCGGAGGCGGCGTGCGAGCTGTTCCTGGAGCGCGGGTACGACGCCACGTCGGTCGCCGACATCACGCAGCGCGCCGGGGTGAGCCGCTCCAGCTTCTTCAACTACTTCACCTCCAAGAGCGACGTGCTGTGGTCCGCCGTGGACGAGCGCATCGAGGAGGCCGTCAAACGCCTGCAGGGCCTCGGGCGCGAGGCGGACGGCGACGCCGTGCGCGGGATCCTGCGGGGCATCGTGCGGGACTTCGCGCCGGACCCGCTCGCGCTCGCTCTGCGCAACGCCGGCGCGATGGGACTGCAGGATGAACTCGTCCGCGACACCGGGGTGCGCCTGGCGCGGCTGTCGGAGGCGATCGCCACCGCGGCCCGTGGCTCCGGCGTCGACGCGATCAGGGCGGACATCCTCGGCGCAGCCCTCGCGGCCGCCGTGTTCTCCGCGTTGCGCGTGTGGGCCGAGCAGGGCGCGGGGCTCGGAACCCCGCAGGCCGTGCTCGACGACGCCCTCGGCGCGATCCACGACCTCCCGTGGTCCGGCTGA
- the ffh gene encoding signal recognition particle protein, protein MATFGTLSDRLTETFRNLRTKGKLTAADVDGTVREIRRALLDADVALAVVKDFTAKVRERALGDEVNKALNPAQQVVQIVNEELVQILGGEQRRLQFAKTAPTVIMLAGLQGSGKTTFAGKLAKQLEGEGHTPLLVAADLQRPNAVNQLQVVAEQAGATVYAPEPGNGVGDPVKVSRDGVEHARRQQHDVVIIDTAGRLGVDAELMKQAADIRKAVDPDEVLFVIDAMIGQDAVNTAKAFQEGVDFTGVVLSKLDGDARGGAALSVASVTGRPIIFASTGERLEDLEPFHPDRMASRILDLGDILTLIEQAQQAFDEEEALKVAEKLANEAFTLEDFLEQLQQMKKMGSMKKMLGMLPGMGQMKQQLEDFDEREIDRTEAIIRSMTPGERRNPKILNGSRRLRIARGSGMTVTDVNQLVQRFDQAAKMMKTVARGGTPNIPGMGPVPGMGKPGASSKRGKKGKGSQGRSRSGNPAKRAAENAGLAASASANGSGFGLGGAPAPTEADLAEIQKLFGKS, encoded by the coding sequence ATGGCTACCTTTGGAACGCTCTCCGACCGTCTCACCGAGACCTTCCGCAACCTCCGCACGAAGGGGAAGCTCACCGCCGCCGACGTCGACGGCACCGTGCGCGAGATCCGTCGCGCGCTGCTCGACGCGGACGTCGCTCTTGCGGTCGTCAAGGACTTCACGGCGAAGGTGCGCGAGCGCGCGCTCGGCGACGAGGTCAACAAGGCGCTGAACCCCGCCCAGCAGGTCGTGCAGATCGTGAACGAGGAGCTCGTGCAGATCCTCGGCGGGGAACAGCGTCGTCTGCAGTTCGCCAAGACGGCGCCGACCGTCATCATGCTCGCCGGGCTCCAGGGCTCCGGAAAGACGACGTTCGCCGGCAAGCTCGCGAAGCAGCTGGAGGGGGAGGGGCACACCCCGCTCCTGGTCGCCGCCGACCTGCAGCGTCCGAATGCCGTCAACCAGCTGCAGGTCGTCGCGGAGCAGGCCGGTGCGACCGTGTACGCACCCGAGCCGGGCAACGGCGTCGGCGATCCGGTCAAGGTGTCGCGCGACGGCGTGGAGCACGCCCGTCGCCAGCAGCATGACGTGGTGATCATCGACACCGCCGGACGCCTCGGTGTCGACGCCGAGCTGATGAAGCAGGCCGCCGACATCCGCAAGGCGGTCGACCCGGACGAGGTGCTGTTCGTCATCGACGCGATGATCGGTCAGGATGCGGTCAACACGGCGAAGGCCTTCCAGGAGGGCGTCGACTTCACCGGCGTCGTCCTGTCGAAGCTCGACGGTGACGCCCGCGGTGGTGCGGCGCTCTCGGTCGCCTCCGTCACCGGCCGGCCGATCATCTTCGCCTCGACCGGTGAGCGCCTCGAAGACCTCGAGCCGTTCCACCCCGACCGCATGGCGAGCCGCATCCTCGACCTCGGCGACATCCTGACCCTGATCGAGCAGGCGCAGCAGGCGTTCGACGAGGAAGAGGCGCTGAAGGTCGCCGAGAAGCTCGCCAACGAGGCCTTCACGCTGGAGGACTTCCTCGAGCAGCTGCAGCAGATGAAGAAGATGGGCTCGATGAAGAAGATGCTCGGCATGCTGCCGGGCATGGGCCAGATGAAGCAGCAGCTGGAGGACTTCGACGAGCGGGAGATCGATCGCACCGAGGCGATCATCCGCTCGATGACGCCGGGGGAGCGGCGTAACCCCAAGATCTTGAACGGGTCGCGTCGTCTGCGCATCGCCCGGGGCTCCGGCATGACCGTGACCGACGTGAACCAGCTGGTGCAGCGTTTCGACCAGGCGGCGAAGATGATGAAGACGGTCGCGCGCGGTGGCACGCCGAACATCCCCGGCATGGGTCCCGTGCCCGGCATGGGCAAGCCGGGAGCATCGTCCAAGCGCGGCAAGAAGGGCAAGGGGTCTCAGGGACGCTCGCGCTCGGGTAACCCCGCCAAGCGGGCGGCCGAGAACGCTGGCCTGGCAGCATCCGCCTCCGCGAACGGCTCGGGCTTCGGTCTCGGCGGAGCTCCTGCGCCCACCGAGGCGGATCTCGCCGAGATCCAGAAGCTCTTCGGCAAGAGCTGA
- a CDS encoding EamA family transporter, which yields MNRWRIVLLTALAPLSWGTTYLVTTELLPPGHPLFAGLLRSLPAGLVAVLLARRLPRGTWWPKMLVLGALNIGAFFPLLFLAAERLPGGVAAAVAGAQPLIVLVLGALVLQERIRAVSAAAAVTGAGGVALVVLGPAAQLDLWGVLAALGGVTATGLGMILTKRWGRPRDIGPVVYAGWQLTAGGLLLLPVTLAVEGVPSSIDGAAALGYLWLGTVGGIVAYTLWFRGIQQLPVIAPGLLALLSPLVAALLGVIVLGESFTAVQGVGLALALGALVVGQLTARPRRTPTTPTIGEEPPVPAARA from the coding sequence ATGAACAGATGGCGCATCGTGCTGCTGACCGCTCTGGCCCCGCTGTCGTGGGGCACGACCTACCTCGTCACGACCGAGCTCCTCCCTCCTGGCCACCCGCTGTTCGCGGGGCTGCTCCGCTCGCTCCCGGCGGGTCTCGTGGCCGTGCTTCTCGCTCGTCGCCTGCCGCGCGGCACGTGGTGGCCGAAGATGCTCGTGCTGGGCGCGCTCAACATCGGCGCGTTCTTCCCGTTGCTCTTCCTCGCCGCCGAGCGGCTGCCCGGCGGGGTCGCCGCCGCAGTCGCAGGGGCGCAGCCGCTCATCGTGCTGGTGCTGGGTGCCCTGGTGCTCCAGGAGCGGATCAGGGCGGTGTCCGCCGCGGCCGCCGTGACCGGAGCGGGCGGTGTCGCACTGGTCGTCCTCGGTCCGGCGGCGCAGCTCGACCTCTGGGGCGTGCTCGCGGCGCTCGGCGGCGTCACCGCGACGGGCCTCGGCATGATCCTCACCAAGCGCTGGGGCCGTCCGCGGGACATCGGCCCCGTGGTCTACGCCGGATGGCAGCTCACCGCGGGTGGTCTGCTCCTGCTTCCCGTGACCCTCGCCGTGGAGGGCGTGCCGTCGTCCATCGACGGGGCCGCAGCGCTCGGCTACCTCTGGCTGGGTACGGTCGGGGGCATCGTCGCCTACACCCTCTGGTTCCGGGGCATCCAGCAGTTGCCGGTGATCGCGCCCGGCCTGCTCGCCCTGCTCTCGCCGCTCGTGGCCGCCCTGCTGGGCGTCATCGTCCTCGGGGAGAGCTTCACCGCGGTTCAGGGCGTCGGACTGGCCCTCGCTCTGGGTGCGCTCGTGGTGGGACAGCTGACGGCGCGGCCACGGCGAACACCGACGACGCCGACGATCGGCGAGGAGCCACCGGTGCCGGCGGCACGCGCCTGA
- a CDS encoding LysR family transcriptional regulator, translating into MDLQQLRYVVAVAATGSFTRAAEQCFVTQSALSHQMAALERELGHRLFARSSRSVRLTEAGEAFLEHARVAVRAAEQAKDAVAAVAGEVTGTLRLGAIPTVTAISVPELLRAFREAYPAARVELRGGNSDELIAALRRDDLDIALLGLRGDLEPAGVASRAVQHQRLVAVLPHDHGLATRRRLRLADLAGCAFADFPAGTSGRAQSDAAFTAAGLERDVAFEVDTAPLLLGLVRAGLAVTLLAPGVVDGAEGVVAVAVSDGPERTEYVAWDAVAPRGVARALLAVLDGMRNQESERG; encoded by the coding sequence ATGGATCTGCAGCAACTGCGGTACGTGGTCGCGGTCGCGGCGACCGGGAGCTTCACCCGCGCGGCGGAGCAGTGCTTCGTGACGCAGTCGGCGCTGAGCCACCAGATGGCGGCGCTCGAGCGCGAGCTCGGCCATCGGCTGTTCGCGCGATCGAGCCGCAGTGTGCGCCTCACGGAGGCGGGCGAGGCGTTCCTCGAGCATGCACGGGTCGCCGTCCGCGCCGCCGAGCAGGCGAAGGACGCCGTCGCTGCGGTTGCCGGCGAGGTGACCGGAACGCTCCGCCTCGGCGCGATCCCCACCGTGACAGCGATCTCGGTGCCGGAGCTTCTGCGCGCGTTCCGGGAGGCGTATCCCGCGGCACGGGTGGAGCTGCGCGGTGGCAACAGCGACGAGCTCATCGCCGCGCTCCGCCGCGACGACCTCGACATCGCGCTGCTGGGTTTGCGCGGCGACCTGGAACCCGCGGGGGTCGCGTCTCGCGCGGTACAGCATCAGCGACTGGTCGCGGTGCTGCCGCATGACCACGGGCTCGCGACGCGGCGGCGGCTCCGGCTCGCCGATCTCGCCGGGTGCGCCTTCGCGGACTTCCCCGCCGGGACATCGGGTCGGGCGCAGAGTGACGCCGCCTTCACCGCCGCAGGACTCGAGCGGGACGTGGCCTTCGAGGTCGACACCGCTCCGCTGCTTCTCGGACTCGTGAGGGCGGGGCTCGCCGTGACCCTTCTGGCCCCGGGGGTGGTCGACGGCGCAGAAGGTGTGGTCGCGGTGGCGGTGAGCGACGGGCCCGAGCGGACGGAATACGTCGCGTGGGATGCCGTGGCTCCGAGGGGCGTGGCGCGGGCGCTACTGGCCGTCCTGGACGGGATGCGGAACCAGGAATCGGAGCGCGGGTGA
- the glpK gene encoding glycerol kinase GlpK has translation MADYIIAIDQGTTSSRAIIFDKKGSIVATGQKEHEQILPKAGWVEHDAAEIWRNVQEVIGLALGRADLTRHDIAAVGITNQRETAVVWDKTTGKPVYNAIVWQDTRTQEIVDRLAADGGVERFKPVVGLPLATYFSGTKIAWILENVEGAREKAEAGDLLFGTTDCWVLWNLTGGVDGGVHATDVTNASRTLFMDLETLEWRDDILEVFGVPRSMMPEIRSSSEVYGTAESSSLLRETPIAGILGDQQAATFGQAAFQKGESKNTYGTGCFLIFNTGEEVVHSKNGLLTTVGYKLGDQPTHYALEGSIAVTGSLIQWLRDQLGIISSAPEVEKLAEQVEDNGGVYIVPAFSGLFAPYWRPDARGAIVGLTRYANKNHIARAALEAVAFQTRDVLDAVNADAGVDLSELKVDGGMVANDALMQFQADVLGVPVVRPVVAETTALGAAYAAGLAVGFWNGLDDLSANWQEDKRWEPTMDDAERERQLRLWRKAVTKSMDWVDEDVK, from the coding sequence ATGGCTGACTACATCATCGCGATCGACCAGGGCACGACGTCGAGCCGCGCGATCATCTTCGACAAGAAGGGCAGCATCGTCGCCACCGGCCAGAAGGAGCACGAGCAGATCCTCCCGAAGGCTGGCTGGGTCGAGCACGACGCGGCGGAGATCTGGCGCAACGTGCAGGAGGTCATCGGACTGGCGCTCGGCCGTGCCGACCTGACCCGGCACGACATCGCCGCGGTCGGCATCACCAACCAGCGCGAGACCGCGGTGGTCTGGGACAAGACCACGGGCAAGCCGGTGTACAACGCGATCGTGTGGCAGGACACCCGCACGCAGGAGATCGTCGACCGTCTCGCAGCCGACGGTGGCGTCGAGCGCTTCAAGCCGGTCGTCGGCCTGCCGCTGGCGACCTACTTCTCCGGCACCAAGATCGCGTGGATCCTGGAGAACGTCGAGGGTGCGCGCGAGAAGGCCGAGGCGGGCGACCTGCTGTTCGGCACGACCGACTGCTGGGTGCTCTGGAACCTGACCGGCGGTGTGGACGGCGGCGTGCACGCCACCGACGTCACCAACGCCTCGCGCACGCTGTTCATGGATCTGGAGACGCTCGAGTGGCGCGACGACATCCTCGAGGTGTTCGGCGTGCCGCGGTCGATGATGCCGGAGATCCGCTCCTCCTCCGAGGTCTACGGCACCGCCGAGAGCTCGTCGCTGCTGCGCGAGACGCCGATCGCCGGGATCCTCGGCGACCAGCAGGCGGCGACCTTCGGTCAGGCGGCGTTCCAGAAGGGCGAGAGCAAGAACACCTACGGGACGGGCTGCTTCCTGATCTTCAACACGGGCGAGGAAGTCGTCCACTCGAAGAACGGGCTGCTCACGACCGTCGGGTACAAGCTCGGGGACCAGCCGACGCACTACGCGCTCGAAGGGTCGATCGCCGTGACGGGCTCGCTGATCCAGTGGCTCCGCGACCAGCTGGGGATCATCTCCTCGGCGCCCGAGGTCGAGAAGCTGGCGGAGCAGGTCGAGGACAACGGCGGCGTGTACATCGTCCCCGCGTTCTCCGGTCTGTTCGCGCCGTACTGGCGTCCGGACGCCCGCGGCGCGATCGTGGGTCTCACCCGCTACGCGAACAAGAACCACATCGCGCGCGCAGCGCTCGAAGCCGTCGCGTTCCAGACCCGCGACGTGCTCGATGCCGTCAACGCGGATGCGGGCGTGGACCTGAGCGAGCTCAAGGTCGACGGCGGCATGGTGGCCAACGACGCGCTCATGCAGTTCCAGGCCGACGTGCTCGGGGTCCCGGTCGTGCGCCCGGTCGTCGCCGAGACCACCGCGCTCGGTGCCGCCTACGCCGCCGGTCTCGCCGTCGGCTTCTGGAACGGGCTGGACGACCTCTCCGCCAACTGGCAGGAGGACAAGCGCTGGGAGCCGACGATGGACGACGCCGAGCGCGAGCGCCAGCTGCGGCTGTGGCGCAAGGCCGTCACCAAGTCGATGGACTGGGTCGACGAGGACGTGAAGTAG
- a CDS encoding MIP/aquaporin family protein, giving the protein MTDVNLGLYFLSELVGTAMLVLLGCGVVANVALAKNKGFGGGFLMVNWGWGLAVFAGVLVSAYSGAILNPAVGIGLLVAGKIDFAMFLTATGAELLGAILGAIVVWLAYKQHFDEEPEAANKLGVFSTGPAIRSYGWNLVTEIIGTFVLVFVIFAFADYGDIEIGTPGGLGPLTALPVALLVVAIGASLGGPTGYAINPARDLGPRIAHAILPIKGKGASDWSYSWVPVVGPLIGGVIAALAAPVLLGLAG; this is encoded by the coding sequence ATGACTGACGTCAATCTCGGTCTTTACTTCCTGTCCGAGCTCGTCGGCACGGCGATGCTGGTGCTGCTCGGCTGCGGTGTCGTCGCGAACGTCGCCCTGGCGAAGAACAAGGGCTTCGGTGGCGGCTTCCTGATGGTCAACTGGGGGTGGGGTCTCGCGGTGTTCGCCGGTGTCCTCGTCTCGGCCTACTCGGGCGCCATCCTGAACCCCGCCGTCGGCATCGGCCTGCTCGTCGCCGGCAAGATCGACTTCGCGATGTTCCTGACCGCGACCGGGGCGGAACTGCTCGGTGCGATCCTCGGTGCGATCGTCGTGTGGCTCGCCTACAAGCAGCACTTCGACGAGGAGCCCGAAGCGGCCAACAAGCTCGGCGTGTTCTCGACCGGCCCTGCCATCCGCTCCTACGGCTGGAACCTCGTCACCGAGATCATCGGTACGTTCGTGCTGGTGTTCGTGATCTTCGCGTTCGCCGACTACGGCGACATCGAGATCGGCACCCCCGGTGGCCTCGGCCCGCTCACGGCGCTTCCGGTCGCCCTGCTCGTGGTCGCGATCGGCGCCTCCCTCGGTGGCCCGACCGGCTACGCCATCAACCCCGCCCGTGACCTCGGCCCGCGCATCGCTCACGCCATCCTCCCGATCAAGGGCAAGGGCGCGAGCGACTGGTCCTACTCGTGGGTCCCGGTCGTCGGCCCGCTCATCGGTGGTGTCATCGCCGCCCTCGCGGCACCCGTTCTGCTCGGCCTCGCCGGCTGA
- a CDS encoding glycerol-3-phosphate dehydrogenase/oxidase: MIDSTHASPERADVRAVRESGRTTVLVIGGGINGISTFRDLALQGVDVLLVERGDFASGASAASSHMIHGGIRYLENGEFRLVRESVEERNGLLKIAPHYVKPLQTTIPIYSTFSGILSAPLRFLTHKSGKPKERGAFLIKVGLTIYDTFSRDGGTVPRHRFLGRKKSLAELPSLDPDIKYTATYYDASMHDPERLALDVLQDGRAAHPGAVALNYVEAVGRDGDSVLLRDRESGTEFAVSADVIVNASGPWTDLTNEELGLQSRFMGGTKGSHIVLDHPELLDATRGREIFFEHSDGRIVLIYPLKGRVLVGTTDIDADPREVPVCTEEEIDYFFDLIHHVFPTISVTREQIVYNFSGIRPLPRHEDTAPGFVSRDYRVEVDRQGAVPLVSLVGGKWTTFRALGESLSNQVLDLLGRTRTVSTAGRAIGGGREFPRTEKAKRIWIQENLPGAGARAEQLLARYGTRAAEVWAHVEQGPDAPLAGGDLSTRELEWMVQDEMVARLEDVILRRTSIAFTGGANAEVLDEIAEALAPLLGWDRERHDAEVEQTRLLLNERHGLHLPSRARG, translated from the coding sequence ATGATCGATTCCACACACGCGTCCCCCGAGCGCGCGGACGTCCGCGCTGTCCGCGAGTCCGGACGCACCACCGTCCTCGTCATCGGCGGTGGCATCAACGGCATCTCCACGTTCCGCGACCTGGCGTTGCAGGGGGTCGATGTCCTCCTGGTCGAGCGCGGCGACTTCGCGTCCGGGGCCTCCGCCGCCTCCAGCCACATGATCCACGGGGGCATCCGCTACCTGGAGAACGGCGAGTTCCGCCTCGTCCGCGAGTCGGTGGAGGAGCGCAACGGTCTGCTCAAGATCGCGCCGCACTACGTCAAGCCGCTGCAGACCACGATCCCGATCTACTCGACGTTCTCGGGCATCCTCTCCGCGCCGCTCCGCTTCCTCACCCACAAGAGCGGCAAGCCGAAGGAGCGCGGAGCGTTCCTGATCAAGGTCGGCCTCACGATCTACGACACCTTCTCGCGCGACGGCGGCACCGTGCCGCGCCACCGCTTCCTCGGACGTAAGAAGTCGCTCGCTGAACTGCCGTCGCTCGACCCGGACATCAAGTACACCGCGACGTACTACGACGCCTCGATGCACGACCCGGAGCGGCTCGCCCTCGACGTGCTGCAGGACGGGCGCGCCGCGCACCCCGGCGCCGTGGCTCTCAACTACGTCGAGGCGGTCGGTCGCGACGGCGACAGCGTGCTGCTGCGCGACCGCGAGAGCGGCACCGAGTTCGCCGTGTCCGCAGACGTGATCGTCAACGCGTCCGGCCCCTGGACCGACCTCACCAACGAGGAGCTCGGCCTCCAGAGCCGTTTCATGGGCGGCACCAAGGGCTCGCACATCGTGCTGGACCACCCGGAGCTGCTGGACGCCACCCGCGGCCGCGAGATCTTCTTCGAGCACTCCGACGGCCGCATCGTGCTGATCTATCCGCTGAAGGGCCGAGTGCTCGTCGGCACCACGGACATCGACGCCGACCCGCGCGAGGTCCCGGTGTGCACCGAGGAGGAGATCGACTACTTCTTCGACCTCATCCACCACGTGTTCCCGACGATCTCGGTGACCCGCGAGCAGATCGTCTACAACTTCTCCGGCATCCGCCCGCTCCCCCGCCACGAGGACACGGCCCCCGGGTTCGTCTCGCGCGACTACCGGGTCGAGGTCGACCGCCAGGGCGCCGTCCCGCTGGTGAGCCTGGTCGGTGGCAAGTGGACCACGTTCCGCGCGCTCGGCGAATCGCTGTCCAACCAGGTGCTCGACCTCCTGGGTCGCACGCGCACGGTGTCGACCGCGGGTCGTGCCATCGGCGGCGGACGCGAGTTCCCGCGCACCGAGAAGGCCAAGCGCATCTGGATCCAGGAGAACCTGCCGGGCGCCGGAGCACGTGCCGAGCAGCTGCTGGCCCGTTACGGCACGCGGGCGGCCGAGGTCTGGGCGCACGTCGAGCAGGGACCGGACGCGCCCCTCGCCGGCGGCGACCTCTCCACACGGGAGCTCGAATGGATGGTGCAGGACGAGATGGTCGCACGGCTGGAGGACGTGATCCTGCGCCGCACCAGCATCGCCTTCACGGGCGGCGCCAACGCCGAGGTGCTCGACGAGATCGCTGAGGCGCTCGCTCCCCTCCTCGGCTGGGACCGCGAGCGGCACGATGCCGAAGTCGAGCAGACCCGCCTCCTCCTCAACGAACGACACGGACTCCACCTTCCGTCCCGCGCCCGCGGCTGA